In Verrucomicrobiia bacterium, the sequence TGCTAATCTGTGGTCATTACGAAGGAGTAGATGAGCGAGTTCGACAGCATCTTGCCACCGATGAAATTTCTTTAGGCGATTACGTGATTACTAACGGCGCTTTAGCTGCTGCAGTAGTCATTGATGCGGTGACACGCCTGATTCCTGGCGTCTTGGGCGACGAGCAATCAGCGAGTGAAGAATCCTATTCGCAAGCGCTTTTGGAATATCCGCATTATACCCGCCCTCCCAATTTTCGTGATCATCACGTTCCAGAAATTTTACTTTCCGGCCATCACGCAGCCATTGCACAATGGCGCGTAGAACAAGCTCGCTTAAGAACGCAGGCAAAACGTCCTGATTTACTATCTCAAAAGACATCGTCCAATTTTTAATTTATGGTTCCCTCTCAAACTGAGGCTTCTTTAGGAGTCATCCCTCGCTCGCGTTATCAACCTCAACTGGATGGTTTGCGAGCAGTCGCTGTCTTAGTGATCCTGTTAGATCACAATTACACTCCTGTGGCCGAGTTTTTGCATTTGGGTCTTTTAGGTGTCAGACTTTTTTTTGTGATGAGCGGTTATCTGATTACCCACACACTTTTAGGATTAAGAAAAAAAATAGAGGCTCGCTCTCTTCTATTAACAAGTGCCTTTACTGATTTTTATGCGCGTCGCTTTCTCCGTATTCTACCGGCTTATTATGTTGCGATCGCTTTGGGTGTGATTCTGGGTTTTCCTCAAGTGCAAGGGTCATTGATATGGCCATTAACTTTTTTGACCAATTTTTGGATTTCCCTACGTGGCGAATGGCCTCCAATGGTTTCACATTTTTGGTCCATTGCTGTGCAAGAACAATTTTACTTGTTATGGCCTTGTATCATTTTAATTGTTTCACGAACTTATTTGTGGGCAACTATGATTGGCTTTGTCTTAAGCGCTTTAATCTTCCGCGCGACTTGCATCACATGGGAAATTCCTTTAATTACGCGCTGGGTTTTACCCTTTGGCTGTCTCGATTCGCTGGTAATTGGCGCCATGATTAGCTACGCCAAACAAACTTGGCAACCAACCCGCTATCATTTCTGGATTAAATCTAAAGGAGCGGTTGCGGCAGCCATTCTTTGCATTGTAACCGCTCATTTTTTAAGAGGCGGCAATCCCGAAACTCCGCTCATTGCAATGAAAGAAACTTTAGAAGCCCTGGCCTTAGCCTGTTTTTTAGCTTATGCCGTCGACGGTTTTTCCGGATGGTTGGGCAAATGTTTAGCCAATCCTGTTTTGGTTTCTATGGGAAGAATGAGTTACGGCATTTATCTTTATCACGTTCTTATTTTAGCAGGTCTTAAACCTTTCTTAACTCCACTACTTTCAGCACTACCTAAATACGAATGGATACAAGCCGTGATTCTTTGTTTTGCCACTTGGAGTGTTGCTGCATTATCGTGGTATGGATTAGAAAATCCTATGAGCCAATTAAGAAAATATTTTATTACTACAACCGATAAAAATTCTAAAAAACTTTAACTCGATTTTTTTTCGGATTCCAATCGCTTGAGCTGTTCTGCCGCAAAATTGCGCCACACGCTCTGGGGGTAAGCAGCGGGAATGCTTTCATACGTTTGTTTAGCCTGTGCTTTCATTCCTTGCCTTTCATAAACCTGACCTACCGCCAGGCGCGCTTCCGCCGCCCGATACGATTGAGGAAATTGTTCAAATACCTTTTTGTATTGAGCCAACGCCAAGTCTAATTCTCCCTTTGCTTCATAAACGGCTCCCAACCCCATCAAGGCATTTGGCGCAAAATCGTGCTGAGGAAAAAGCTGCAAAAATTTTGTATAAGCATTGATTGCTTTATCCCATTTTTGATCGTAGTAAAATTTTCCACCCATAAAAAGCAACGCCTGAGCCGAAGCCGGTGTGCCCGGATATTGATCCACTACCTTTTGCAAATCTTCCGTAGTTTCTTGTACATCAAAAAATTGCTGTGCCTTGGTATTGAGCGACGCCTTAGTCACACGCGCATAAGTATAAAAAATAGCAGCAGCCAATCCGACAAAAATAAGTGCAATAATCCATAACTTATATTTTTCCCAGAAAAAACTTCCTTCCAGATCTTCCAAATGGACTGCAGCTTCTTTTTTAGGTGTCGAACTCATAAAGCAACGTTATGAATGGCAATTCTCCACGAGGCAAGTCTAATTCAGCAATCGATACCAATTATCGCGTTGATGCGGTTCGTAATCCATTTCGCTAATTAACCGTTTCATTTCATCTGCGTTTAAGCGAAATGTGGTGCCCGCACTCGAAACCACATTTTCTTCCATCATCACTGACCCAAAATCGTTGGCGCCAAATTGTAACGCAATTTGACCAATCTGCGGTCCTTGCGTGACCCAAGAGGATTGAACGTTATCAAAATTATCGAGGAAAATTCGGCTCAAAGCTTGCATGCGAAGATATTCGTGAGAACCCACAGGTTGCGCTTTCAATTTGGTATGATCCGGTTGAAAGGTCCAACAAATAAATGCTGTAAAACCACCCGTTTTATCTTGTTGATCTCGTAGCTTAGCCAAATGCTCCAAACGATCTTCAACCGTTTCCACATGACCGAACATCATAGTCGCACTGGAATTCAATCCTAACCCATGCGCAATATCCATCACGCGCAACCAATTCTCTGAATCACATTTTAATGGCGCAATACGTTGTCGCACACGATCCACCAAAATTTCGCCACCACCGCCCGGAATCGAACCCAAACCCGCTTCTTTGAACAAACGAATGACCTCTTCTAATGGCAACTGGAACACTTCGGCAAAATGATTAAATTCCGGCGGTGAAAAACCATGAATATTAATCGCAGGAAAATGTGTTTTAATATAACGCAATAAATCCAGATAATAATCCAAATTTAATTTGGGATGATGTCCGCCCTGCATCAAAATTTGTGTTCCCCCGATTTCAACTAGTTCCTGAATTTTTTCGCCGATTTGTTCCGGGCTTAACACATAATGGTCATCGTCTTTTTCCGTGCGATAAAAAGCGCAAAATTTACAGTAGACATTACAAACATTGGTATAATTAATATTGCGATCAATAATATAAGTCACAATGCGATCGCCGCGACCTTCATAAGCGTTTTCTTTTTTTTGACGTTTTCTTTCCGAGGCCAAAAAACCCAACTCCGGCAAAGACAAATCATAGAGCGATCGCGCTTCAGAAACAGTGATGCGATCGCCCGCTAGCACTTTATCTCGAATCTCGGTAATTGACGCAATCATAACCAATGCAAAGCCAAACGTTCTTTTATTAATCCTAACGATAATAGCTCTTCTTGAAATCGCAAAATTGCCTTTTTTTCAAGCACTCCCAACTCGTAAGAAATATTTTTCTTTAAATAAATTTCTTCCTCAATACTTGCCGTATATTTCTCGACCTGTTTGACTCCTTTTTCTTTTGTCTCTCTTAATCTTTCTGCCAACGCTTGTTTTTCTTGAAATTCAGAACGAATTGCCCAAACCGCAAACACAAAAGGAAGTTGACGTTTTTGATACCAAGCCTGCGCCAAATCCAAAACAGGCGTTTGCGGATAATTTTTGCGAAAATTTAAAGCTCGATCACCAATCATGAGTTGCGCTTCAAACTTTTCTTCCGGTTCGACCCATTGCGCCTTAAAATTCAAATCTTTTTCCAGTATAATTTTTGCCAGTGCTACAGAAGTTTTCGATTCAATATCCGTAGCGATACGAACTTTTTCATGCAAAGGATAAGTTAAAAAAACAGATTTCACCTCCCGCTCACTGCCAATGGCGCATCCTTCCACTATCTCATAATTGGGCCATTCCAACACTTCCAAAATTGGAACCAGAGCGGCATCCAACTCTCCCCTTCTCAAACACTCAGCCAGACGCGAAGGCACTTCATAAATCACCGCATCCAACCCTTCGGTTAAAGGTTTGGCATTTAAATAAGGGACGGATCCAACACGAGCTTTCACGCGGCAACAACTTCTTTGTTCGGTTCCCTTCCCACTAACCGATAAAAACTATCGCGTTGACGCGGCTCTCGACCCGTTTCTTGAATCAATTGCCTTAATTTACTTTCCGTCAATGCCTGGGGACTCGACGCACCAGCCATATGAAAAATTTTTTCTTCCATAATGGTTCCATGCAAATCATCAGCCCCATAACTTAATGCCACTTGCGCTAAAGAAACGCCAAACCCAATCCAATAAGCCGTGACATGCGGAATATTATCCAAATAAAGACGACACACCGCCAAATTTTTCAGATCTTCGTAACCTGAAGTTTTTTGCACATACGACAACTCATTATCCTCAGGTTGAAAAGGCAATGGAATAAATCCTGTAAACCCGCCCGTTTCATCTTGAAGTCGACGCAGTCGATGTAAATGATCAACACGCTGCTTTTTATTTTCCACATGACCATATAACATCGTACACGTACTGCGCCCCTCCATTTCATGCCAAATACGATGCACCTCCAACCATTCTTCAGCCGTCTCCTTCCCACGACAAATCTTATCACGAATCACAGGATCAAAAATTTCTGCTCCTCCGCCCGTTAACGAACCCAAACCATGCTCACGCAGAATTGCTAAAGTTTCGCGAATCGATTTTTTGGCTACCCGCTCCGCCAAATGACGAATCTCGATTGCTGTAAAGATTTTTAAATGCAACTCAAAAGAAACCGATTTTAAAGCACGCAACATTTCCAAATAATAATTCCAAGATAAAGTGGGATGCAGCCCACCCACAATATGCAATTCCGTCGCTCCTTCTTTTACAGCTTCTTCAGCCATCTTGACCATTTCATCAATGGCATATTCAAAAGCGCCTGGCTCACGCTTTTTCCGAGCAAAAGAGCAAAATTGACAACTCAAAATGCAAATATTGGAATAATTAATGTAACGATTTTTGAGATAAGTCGCAATATTGCCATTTTTTCTAACCCGCACTGCGTTCGCTAAAAAACCTAAAACTTGAAGATCATTGCAATCGTATAATTGCAACGCTTCTTCGGGATTTAAACGTTGTTGAGAAAAAATCTTCTCCGCCACTTTTTCCAAACCCGCCTGTCGAATCAACTTTTCCATAATTCAAAAATAACGCTCAACAATAAAACACAACCCACGAACGCGTTGACTTGAAAAAAAGCTAAATTAATTTTTTTCACATCGCCACTACGTGCCAAACTATGTTCAAACCATAAAGCCATACCGATCAAACTCCATCCTATCCAATATCTCCAACCCAAGTCAGAAAGCAAACCGAAACCCGCAAGAGTGGCCCAAGCTAACCCATGCAAAAATTGAGCCAATCGAAACGCAGCTAGATTACCATAACGCACGGGAAAAGAATAAAGTCCCGCCTTTTTATCAAAAACCGTGTCCTGGGTGGCATAAATCAAATCAAAGCCAAAAACCCACAACAAAACGGCCAAAGACAAAATCCAAGGCTGCCAAGTTAATAAAGAACCCGTCACACCTGCCCAAGCCCCCATCGGAGCAGTCGCAAGAGCTAAGCCTAAAAAAAAATGAGAAAAAGCCGTAAAACGTTTGGTTAACGAATAAAAAAAAATCAAAAAAACTGCCACAGGCGAAAGTAAAAGACATAATAAATTCAATCGCCAAGTTCCGAAAACAAAAATCAACAATGCGCTACAGACCAATACCCGCGCCCATCGTTTTGAAACCAAGCGATGTCTCCCTTCCGTGCGAGGATTCTGTTTATCCCACTCCCAATCTGCGCACCGATTAAAAGCCATCGCTGCTGTTCGAGCAGAAACCAAGCACACTAAAATCCAAATAATAACCGAAAATGCTGGCAATCCATTTGCTGCCACCAACATTGCCACCAAAGCAAAAGGCAAAGCAAAAACAGTGTGCGAAAAACGAACAAAGCTGAGGATGTTTTTTACTTTTTGAAGCACGACTCAATTTAAAGTAAGAAATTAAAAGTGAGAAGTGAGAAGTAGAAAGGATGAGGTTTGACTTCTTAATGCTTAATTCCTAATTCTTAATGCCTATTTTAATATGCGTTGGTCACAACTCCTTATTCCCACCTTGCGTGAAGCTCCGGCGGATGCCGAAATTGCAAGCCATCGTTTACTTTTGCGCGCAGGCTTAGCGCGAAAGTTAGCGGGTGGCATTTATACCTTTTTGCCATTAGGACTTCGCGTGTTAAGAAAAATTGAAACCATTACCCGCGAAGAAATGAATCGCGCTGGCGCTCAAGAATTGCTCATGCCGGCTTTGCAACCTGTAGAACTTTGGAAGCGTGGCCCACGCTATGTCGCGGCAAAACCGGTCATGTTTCGCGCACAAGGTTTCGAAGAAAAAAAAGAGGAGGAATCCGAATTGGTCTTGGGCCCAACTCATGAAGAAGTCATTACCGATCTCGTTGCCACCAACCTCAATTCTTACCGTCATTTGCCTAAAACGTTTTACCAAATCCAAACCAAGTTTCGTAATGAAATTCGTCCCCGCTTTGGTTTGATGCGCGCTAAAGAGTTCAGCATGAAAGATGCTTATAGTTTTGATGCCACGGACGAGGCGGCCACGGTTTCCTATCAAAAAATGTATCAAGCTTATGAACGAATTTTTGCCCGCATAGGGCTAAAAGCGATGGTGGTGGAAGCTGACACAGGCGTCATGGGAGGAAGTTTTTCGCACGAATTTTCCGTCCCTTGCTCTGTTGGCGAAAGTGAAATTGTTTTTACTGAAGACGCTTCCTATGCAGCGGCTATTGAAAAAGCAGTCAGCCTGGCCCACCCTCGCGATAATCCCACGCAATCTTTATCTCTCGAAAAATTCGCAACTCCCGATGTTGTAACGATTGAAGATTTAACTCAAAAACATGCCGTCGCAGCTCGTGATCAAATCAAAACTTTAGTTTATCTTTGTGATGAAAAATTAAATATTTTCTTAATTCGTGGTGATCATTCTTTGAATGAAGCCAAAGTTGGCGCACTTGGTTTCAATGAATACCGACCTGCGACCGCCCAAGAAATTCAACAAGCGCTAGGCGCTAATCCGGGAAGTTTAGGTGCAACGGGCAATATCAAAAAACAAATTCATCAAATTTTTGCTGATGAAACGCTTCAAAACCAAAAAGGCATGGTCACGGGCGCTAATGAAGATGGATTTCATCTCAAAAATGTCGACGTTGTTCGTGATATTTCTGTAGATCGTTTTTGCTCTCTAAGAACTGTCCTTGAAGGCGAAAAATCTTTGGAAGGAAAACCATTAGCTATTCAACGCGCTATTGAAGTCGGCCACGTTTTTAAACTCGGAACAAAATATAGCGAAGCGCTTGGCGCTAACTTTTTAGATGCTCAAGGAAAAAGTCAACTCATGGTCATGGGTTGCTACGGAATCGGTGTCACACGCTCTTTGCAGGCTGTGATTGAACAAAATCATGACGATAATGGCATCCTTTGGCCTACCGCTATCGCGCCTTTTCCCGTTGTTATTACGCTATTAGACCAAACCTTACTCGCTGATGCAGAAATTTTACAAAAAGAATTAAGCAATCACGGTATTGATTCCTTATTAGATGACCGAGATGAAAGACCTGGAATTAAATTTAAAGATGCCGATTTAGTCGGATTTCCCATTCGGATAACTGTTGGAGAAAAATCCAAAAAAGCAGGCGGTGTCGAAATGAAACTGCGCCACCAAAAAGAAAGCAAAATTCTTTCTCTAACCGAAACTGTTGCTTGGGCTGCTGATTATTTAAAAGAAAAATAAACTGGCAATTTCAATAAGATAAAATAAATTGGATGATATGAGATCGCTTTATCTCATCATTGCCCTCTTTTCTTTATCGGCCAGTCTTCACGCCGATTTATTGCAGAATCTTTATGATCCCAATCGTCAAATTGATCGCAATAAAACAAGCACTTTAGCGCAACGCGCGTTTCATGCGAAAAATTTTTCCTTCAATCATTCTGCTTTATTTTTCAATAAATCCCTATCCTTCGATCAATCGGCTAAGACCGAACGTTTTACTTGGAGTAAAACACCCTATTTTGCTAATAAAAAATTTGAAAAAACTTTACCCTCTTCTCTCTGGGCTGAGCGTCCTAATACTATGAAACTTTCCACTTTTGCCTGGCAAGACAAGACATTTTCTTCCGGAGAGCCTTATGAAACCCAATCAGCCAATGCTTTTTCCTTCAAAGAAGCTCCGGGATTTTCAGGAAAATATCCTGTGAATGATTATCGAGGTAATTTACCAGTAAACGTTTCTCGCTCTCTTCAAATAAAAAAAGAAAAAGCATTAACGATCGAAGAAATCAAAGAAATTCTTAACAAAAACAAATAAGCTAACCGCTTTTCATCACCCAATTGGTGCTTGCCACAAAATCGGAATAATTGGCTAACACAGCTTCCATTTGATAAGTGCCTGCTTGCGGTTTTTCTTTCCATCGACTTAGTGGCACATCGACCCAAAAAACAAGCCGTTCTCCAGGCATGACCATAGAAGTGCCAATAGCTTGGATAAAACGTTTTCCAGTAGACCATCGATACACTTCTTTCCCCTTCTTTTCGCGAAATACAACTTCAACACGCTGAGCATCTGGAAAAGAAAGTGTTTTGGGACGCTTGGCTTGGCTTATCACGACAATACCGGCTTTGATCGTAGGCAAAGATTGATCATTTTCTAAAATGACTGGCGAAGGCTCAATAATGGCGCTGACTTGAAAATCCTCTCGACGAATTTCATTAACCCGACGGACCCGTTCCGGATCACCAGCAAAAATATCAAACCGTTTACCCGGTACATAAGGCTGTAATCGATTACTATCCTTACTAGGATTTGCATCAAAAGCTGACAAACCTATCCACAAAACCAAACCACTTAATCCTCCAAACTTGCGCATCATTTAAAAATCTTATGAGAAAGATTTTTTTTTGCATTACTTTTCCAAAAAATCTTATACTTTTTTCGTATGATGAAATATTTCACTTTTTTCGCTATTTTATTTTTACCTTTTACTATACTCCAAGCTGGAGGCGGAAAACCCAAAATCGCACTGCGCATCCATCTACAAAGTGAAGGCGCCTTACCGAGTGATAAAATTGTGAATGTTGTATTGGAAAAACCTCCAAAAACTATTGCTATTGTTCCTATTCCAGAACTTTCCGAGTTAAACCTTATCGATGCTCAACCTTACTCAGATCTTCCCAACTCTGCTTTATTAACTTTTAATGTTCATGGAACACGCGTACTCAACGTTACCACCACCGCAAATCGCGGAAAACATTTAGTCGTTTTCATAAACGGTCGGGTCGTTTATGCGCCTATTATCGATACGACCCTTCCTAATGGTAAACTTTTAATTCCCAATAATGTTACTGAAGAAGAATTGATCGAACTACAAAAATGGGCAAAACGAAATAAAAAGAAAAAGATTTAACTCAATTCCCCATTTAAACTAATCGTCCGCTTGCCTCCTAAATAAGGAATCAAAATTTCCGGTAAAACGATCGTCCCATTTTTCTGTTGATAAACTTCCAATAGAGCGACAACCAAACGCGCCAAAGCAGTTCCAGAACCGTTAAGCGTATGACAAAAACGATTTTTACCTATACTATCTTTAAAACGAAGTGCCATACGACGAGCTTGAAAATCTTCAAAGTTGCTACAGGAAGAAACTTCTAAATATCGATTTTCGCCAGGCGCCCAAACCTCAATATCGTAACATTTCGCTGCTCCAAAACCCATATCGCCCGCACACAATAAAAGTGTGCGATAAGGCAACCCCAATAACTCCAAAACCCGTTCCGCATTCTCTCGCAACTTCTCCAATTCTTCATAAGAATTTTCAGGTTTAACGATTTTGACCAATTCCACCTTATCGAATTGGTGCATTCGAATCAGGCCTCTTGTTTCGCGACCTGAACTTCCGGCCTCTTTACGAAAACAAGGTGTATAAGCTGCGTAATAAATCGGCAAGTCTGCGTCTTTTAACAATTCGTCTCGATGCAAATTCGTTACGGGCACTTCCGCTGTCGGCGCCAAAAAAAGATCCTCACCCGATTGACCCGTGCCATACATATCCTCCTCAAATTTTGGCAACTGCCCTGTCCCAATCATACTCTTGCGATGAATCAAAAATGGTGGAGAAACTTCTTGATAGCGATGCTCTGAAGTGTGCAAATCCAATAAAAATTGAATAAGCGCTCTTTCTAATTTTGCGCCCGCCTTGCGATACACCACAAAACCACTCCCGGAAATTTTACTACCCGCCTCAAAATCCAAAATCCCCAGCTTTTCTCCTAATTCGACGTGTGTTTTAAAATTTGAAATTTGAGATTTTACCTCTACCACTTTTGAGTCACCCCACTCTTTTACGACAACGTTTTGTTCTGCACTTGAACCCTCTGGCACTGAATCGTGAGGAATATTGGGAATAAAAAGCGCTTTTTGATAAGCGTCAATTTCTAGTTCTCGACTCTCATTTTCAATAGCATCAATCGAATCTGCAATCGCTTTTGATTCCGAAAACAGCTCATCCGCATTTTCACCGCGCGACTTGCGATTACCAATTTCTTTGGCCAATTTATTTTTCTGAGCCTTTAGTGTTTCCACCCTTCCTAAGGCTTCGCGCCACTTCGCATCCACCCCCAACCACTCTTCAATGAAAGACAAATAAGAAGCGTTTCGACGAGCTAAAGCCTGTTTCACTTCATTCCCCTGCTCACGAACTTTTTTGATATCTAACATAACAATCTTAACCTCTCCTTATTAAAGAAAATTTACTAAGATATGAAGAGTTTAATCCTGTCTTGGCAAGTCGAAAGCTTACTCTAATATGAGGGAAAATATGAATTCAACAATCGAAGCTATCAGCAGCACCGCTTTCAAACCATTTGGAGAACTCATTACCACCCCTCTAACAGGCGGTTATTCCACGAACGACGGAACGGCCATTCGCTTTGATGAAGTCGCCAAATTAGATTTAACCGATTATCAAGGTTCGCCGCTTCTTAGCATTTTTCGTGTTATGCCCATTTCCTTCCCTTTCACCATTCGCAAATTAGAGCGTCATCCTCATTCCAGTCAGGCTTTTATTCCATTAATCAGTCACCCCTTTTTATCGATTGTTGCTCCCCCAAGCGATCAGATCGATCCCGCCAAAATTAAAATATTCTACGTGCCTTCGGGTCAAGGCGTCAATTACGC encodes:
- the trmD gene encoding tRNA (guanosine(37)-N1)-methyltransferase TrmD; amino-acid sequence: MQVDVVTLFPEIVYGALDASMMKRAQTAGHLKLQLHQLRQFAIDKHGTVDDKPYGGGAGMVMRCEPIFDAVETILGKAFSEVPRILLCPQGKPFDQAKASELSKLPRFLLICGHYEGVDERVRQHLATDEISLGDYVITNGALAAAVVIDAVTRLIPGVLGDEQSASEESYSQALLEYPHYTRPPNFRDHHVPEILLSGHHAAIAQWRVEQARLRTQAKRPDLLSQKTSSNF
- a CDS encoding acyltransferase gives rise to the protein MVPSQTEASLGVIPRSRYQPQLDGLRAVAVLVILLDHNYTPVAEFLHLGLLGVRLFFVMSGYLITHTLLGLRKKIEARSLLLTSAFTDFYARRFLRILPAYYVAIALGVILGFPQVQGSLIWPLTFLTNFWISLRGEWPPMVSHFWSIAVQEQFYLLWPCIILIVSRTYLWATMIGFVLSALIFRATCITWEIPLITRWVLPFGCLDSLVIGAMISYAKQTWQPTRYHFWIKSKGAVAAAILCIVTAHFLRGGNPETPLIAMKETLEALALACFLAYAVDGFSGWLGKCLANPVLVSMGRMSYGIYLYHVLILAGLKPFLTPLLSALPKYEWIQAVILCFATWSVAALSWYGLENPMSQLRKYFITTTDKNSKKL
- a CDS encoding tetratricopeptide repeat protein — translated: MSSTPKKEAAVHLEDLEGSFFWEKYKLWIIALIFVGLAAAIFYTYARVTKASLNTKAQQFFDVQETTEDLQKVVDQYPGTPASAQALLFMGGKFYYDQKWDKAINAYTKFLQLFPQHDFAPNALMGLGAVYEAKGELDLALAQYKKVFEQFPQSYRAAEARLAVGQVYERQGMKAQAKQTYESIPAAYPQSVWRNFAAEQLKRLESEKKSS
- the mqnC gene encoding dehypoxanthine futalosine cyclase, giving the protein MIASITEIRDKVLAGDRITVSEARSLYDLSLPELGFLASERKRQKKENAYEGRGDRIVTYIIDRNINYTNVCNVYCKFCAFYRTEKDDDHYVLSPEQIGEKIQELVEIGGTQILMQGGHHPKLNLDYYLDLLRYIKTHFPAINIHGFSPPEFNHFAEVFQLPLEEVIRLFKEAGLGSIPGGGGEILVDRVRQRIAPLKCDSENWLRVMDIAHGLGLNSSATMMFGHVETVEDRLEHLAKLRDQQDKTGGFTAFICWTFQPDHTKLKAQPVGSHEYLRMQALSRIFLDNFDNVQSSWVTQGPQIGQIALQFGANDFGSVMMEENVVSSAGTTFRLNADEMKRLISEMDYEPHQRDNWYRLLN
- a CDS encoding menaquinone biosynthesis protein; translation: MKARVGSVPYLNAKPLTEGLDAVIYEVPSRLAECLRRGELDAALVPILEVLEWPNYEIVEGCAIGSEREVKSVFLTYPLHEKVRIATDIESKTSVALAKIILEKDLNFKAQWVEPEEKFEAQLMIGDRALNFRKNYPQTPVLDLAQAWYQKRQLPFVFAVWAIRSEFQEKQALAERLRETKEKGVKQVEKYTASIEEEIYLKKNISYELGVLEKKAILRFQEELLSLGLIKERLALHWL
- the mqnE gene encoding aminofutalosine synthase MqnE — encoded protein: MEKLIRQAGLEKVAEKIFSQQRLNPEEALQLYDCNDLQVLGFLANAVRVRKNGNIATYLKNRYINYSNICILSCQFCSFARKKREPGAFEYAIDEMVKMAEEAVKEGATELHIVGGLHPTLSWNYYLEMLRALKSVSFELHLKIFTAIEIRHLAERVAKKSIRETLAILREHGLGSLTGGGAEIFDPVIRDKICRGKETAEEWLEVHRIWHEMEGRSTCTMLYGHVENKKQRVDHLHRLRRLQDETGGFTGFIPLPFQPEDNELSYVQKTSGYEDLKNLAVCRLYLDNIPHVTAYWIGFGVSLAQVALSYGADDLHGTIMEEKIFHMAGASSPQALTESKLRQLIQETGREPRQRDSFYRLVGREPNKEVVAA
- the ubiA gene encoding putative 4-hydroxybenzoate polyprenyltransferase translates to MLQKVKNILSFVRFSHTVFALPFALVAMLVAANGLPAFSVIIWILVCLVSARTAAMAFNRCADWEWDKQNPRTEGRHRLVSKRWARVLVCSALLIFVFGTWRLNLLCLLLSPVAVFLIFFYSLTKRFTAFSHFFLGLALATAPMGAWAGVTGSLLTWQPWILSLAVLLWVFGFDLIYATQDTVFDKKAGLYSFPVRYGNLAAFRLAQFLHGLAWATLAGFGLLSDLGWRYWIGWSLIGMALWFEHSLARSGDVKKINLAFFQVNAFVGCVLLLSVIFELWKS
- a CDS encoding proline--tRNA ligase, producing the protein MRWSQLLIPTLREAPADAEIASHRLLLRAGLARKLAGGIYTFLPLGLRVLRKIETITREEMNRAGAQELLMPALQPVELWKRGPRYVAAKPVMFRAQGFEEKKEEESELVLGPTHEEVITDLVATNLNSYRHLPKTFYQIQTKFRNEIRPRFGLMRAKEFSMKDAYSFDATDEAATVSYQKMYQAYERIFARIGLKAMVVEADTGVMGGSFSHEFSVPCSVGESEIVFTEDASYAAAIEKAVSLAHPRDNPTQSLSLEKFATPDVVTIEDLTQKHAVAARDQIKTLVYLCDEKLNIFLIRGDHSLNEAKVGALGFNEYRPATAQEIQQALGANPGSLGATGNIKKQIHQIFADETLQNQKGMVTGANEDGFHLKNVDVVRDISVDRFCSLRTVLEGEKSLEGKPLAIQRAIEVGHVFKLGTKYSEALGANFLDAQGKSQLMVMGCYGIGVTRSLQAVIEQNHDDNGILWPTAIAPFPVVITLLDQTLLADAEILQKELSNHGIDSLLDDRDERPGIKFKDADLVGFPIRITVGEKSKKAGGVEMKLRHQKESKILSLTETVAWAADYLKEK
- the serS gene encoding serine--tRNA ligase, which produces MLDIKKVREQGNEVKQALARRNASYLSFIEEWLGVDAKWREALGRVETLKAQKNKLAKEIGNRKSRGENADELFSESKAIADSIDAIENESRELEIDAYQKALFIPNIPHDSVPEGSSAEQNVVVKEWGDSKVVEVKSQISNFKTHVELGEKLGILDFEAGSKISGSGFVVYRKAGAKLERALIQFLLDLHTSEHRYQEVSPPFLIHRKSMIGTGQLPKFEEDMYGTGQSGEDLFLAPTAEVPVTNLHRDELLKDADLPIYYAAYTPCFRKEAGSSGRETRGLIRMHQFDKVELVKIVKPENSYEELEKLRENAERVLELLGLPYRTLLLCAGDMGFGAAKCYDIEVWAPGENRYLEVSSCSNFEDFQARRMALRFKDSIGKNRFCHTLNGSGTALARLVVALLEVYQQKNGTIVLPEILIPYLGGKRTISLNGELS
- a CDS encoding ureidoglycolate lyase — translated: MRENMNSTIEAISSTAFKPFGELITTPLTGGYSTNDGTAIRFDEVAKLDLTDYQGSPLLSIFRVMPISFPFTIRKLERHPHSSQAFIPLISHPFLSIVAPPSDQIDPAKIKIFYVPSGQGVNYARGTWHHQVIALEKETSFLVVGRKGQDKNCDEIELQQTILLKEGPVAQMDRAEVS